The Geminicoccus roseus DSM 18922 DNA window TTCTCGGGCGCCCAGGCATGGATCCGGCAGTCCGCCACCGAGTTTCCCTCGATCAATAGGCCGCCCTGGATGCCGCTTGCCGCCCAGCCCCAGATCTTAATGCCGGCAGTCCATTGATGGCCGGGATCGGCGCCGACCATCTCGTTGTGGATCCTGCCGCAGCCGATCACTTGGTTGCCGCGGATGGTCCACCCGTTCATCCGTCCACCGCCGTTAATGCCGGTCTGCCCATGCTCGCTGACGAGGTTCGCCTCAATTAGGCCATTATCGTGCGTATGTTCCGTTCCAAACTCAATGCCGTTTTGAAAAGCTTCGACAATCTCACAGTTACGGATTACCGGTGCTTGCGCAGCACCCAAGACGACACAATGCCGGCGGGCACGCTCTAACCGCAGCCCCTCAATACGAATGCCTGGGAAACCATTCGTATTGAGGACGATGTCGCGGACGCTCGCCTCCACTAAAGGCCGGGTGCCGCTATCCTTGCCGCGGACAGTAAGAGTGCCGCTGGTCCAGCACCAGTCGCGGTAGGTAGTACAGGCAGCCACAGAGATCACGCGCCGGCCACGGCCATTGTCGATAAATACCTGGGTTGGCCCTGTCGAGAGTTCGACGCGCCAGATCTGCGGAGTGCTCGTTTTCACGAGAGAGCCATCCAGTCGATTGGCTCCGGTCAAGACCGGTAGTGTCCCGGAACCATATGAGCCTAGGCGCAGGGCTCCTGTATGCACGAGGAAGCTCTCCCGCCAGACTCCACCACGCTGGAAAAGGATCGTATCACCGTAGGCGCTGGCTCGGACGACCGCACGGACTGTGCGAAGTGGTCTGGCAGTTCCAAGCCCATCGTTGGTGTCCTGGCCTTGAGGCGACACGTAGAAGGTACGCGCAGCTCCGATGTAAACGGGGTTCTTGACTGATATTTTTGGGGAAAATCCGACTATCGCCCCCACGCTGATGAAAGACCGTCGATCTACCGGAAATTGCATGATATCTTCTCCGAAACTCATAATGAAGCTTAGAATCTGTTTACCATCATTGTCATGGCAAAAATTTGCAAAAGACGAGTTACCGGCTGCTACCACACATTTTTACAAAGGGATGGCTTTAAGCTCAGAATCGAACGTGAGGTGACCCGGCGGAAGTGGTCCATGTCGAACGTTAGCTTTTGGCGGATTTTCCCCCAGCGGAGGATTGGCCATGAAGCGGAAGCGGTTTTCGGTCGAGCAGATCGTGGCGGTGCTGAAGCAGGCGGATCTCGGCCTGCCGGTCGCCGACCTGATCCGGCAGGTTGGGATCTCGAAACAGACCTTTTATCGGTGGAAGAAGCAGTACGCCGGCCTGGAGTCGGACCAGGTCCGCGAGCTCAAGCAGGTGGTGGACGAGAACGCCCGGCTGAAGCGTTTGGTGGCTGAGCTCAGTCTGGATAAGGCGGTGCTGCAGGATGTCTTGTCAAAAAGTTCTCCGGCCAGCGCTCATGAAGGACGTTGTGGCCTATGTGGTGGCATCCCACGGCTACAGCGAGCGGCGGGCCTGTTCGTTGACGCGCCAACGCCGCTCCACCCAGCGCAAGCCGAGCAGGCGGGACCCACGCCTGGAGATCCGGAAGCGCATGCACGAGATCGCGGCGACGCGGATCCGCTTTGGCTACCGACGCGTGCACATCATGCTCAGGCGCGACGGCTGGGCGATAGGCAAGAACCTGGTCTGGCGGCTCTAAGGTAAGGAAGGGCTGGCACTGCGGATCAAGCGGCCACGGCGCCGCAAGATGGTCGTGCACCGTGAAGCAAGGTGCCAGCCGAACCGGCCGAACGAGGCTTGGAGCCTCGACTTCATCCACGACCAGCTGAGCAACGGGCAGAAGTTCCGTGCCCTGACGGTGGCCGACGTATTCAGCCGGGAGGGCCTGGCCATTGAGGTAGGCCGGGGCTGCGGGGCGAGCACGGCGTGGAGGTCCTGAACCGCCTGGTTCGGCAGCGAGGTGCGCCGAGGTACCTGTTCGCCGACAATGGCACAGAGTTCACCGGCCATTTGGTCGACCTCTGGGCCTACCACCATGGCACCCGGATCGACTTCTCCAGGCCCGGCAAGCCGACGGACAATGCGTTTATCGAGACCTTCAACGGCAGCTTGCGGGACGCGTGCCTGAACCTGCACTGGTTCGCGACGGTGGCCGAGGCGAAGGCCATCATCGAGGCTTGGCGGAGGTACTACAACGAGAGCCGTCCTCACATGGCTTTTGGTCATCGGACGCCACAGGAATACCTATTACGAACAGGCTCTTCGGGGCCGACGAAGGGTTCACAGAGCGTCAAAGGCTAACGCCGAACCTGGACCACCAAAGCCAAGCGCCTCAAGGCCGGCGAAGGCCATACCTCAGGGAGGATCACTCTTCAGGGGGCAGGCCCGGTGAGCTCGAAGGTCAGGATCTCACCTGTCCCGGCGTCGACGGCGAGGTGGAGCTTGTACTACGTGCGGTGCTTCTCGCCGTGCTTCCGCCGGTCCCCCTCACCCGGGCCATAGAAGGCCACGCCGGTGTTATCCAGCACGAGATCGACCGGCGCTTGCCGCTCCAGCGCATTCATGTCGATCGGCACCTTCCGTTTCCATCTTGCCAGGGTCTACCCCAGAAAGACATACCATCGAGACACCCTTCCCTGTCCCACATGGGTTGTTCTTGATCTTCCGAGACAGTAGATGGAACGGGTCTAGAAGCCAGCGAGACAAAGAGGCCCCTCCCCTCATGCCCACTTATGGCTATGCCCGGGTCAGCACCCTCGACCAGGACCTCACCCTGCAGAAGACTGCGCTGAGGGCCGCGGGCTGCAGCGTGGTCCGTGCGGAGAAGGCCAGCGGCAGCCGGCGCGACGGTCGCACCGAGCTGCAGGTGCTGCTCGACTTCGTTCAGCCAGGCGACACGCTGGTGGTCACCCGGATCGATCGCCTGGCCCGCTCGATGAAG harbors:
- a CDS encoding right-handed parallel beta-helix repeat-containing protein, giving the protein MTGANRLDGSLVKTSTPQIWRVELSTGPTQVFIDNGRGRRVISVAACTTYRDWCWTSGTLTVRGKDSGTRPLVEASVRDIVLNTNGFPGIRIEGLRLERARRHCVVLGAAQAPVIRNCEIVEAFQNGIEFGTEHTHDNGLIEANLVSEHGQTGINGGGRMNGWTIRGNQVIGCGRIHNEMVGADPGHQWTAGIKIWGWAASGIQGGLLIEGNSVADCRIHAWAPENQAPHNHGCGIWIDEVFAPRAPQVVRANRIANCQSRGIFIEKSDDCVVQSNSIDSCGKALYTGGISVQGNNGRGAARNTIEHNTVRGGWWAAEIGGQSVTAFDDNIVRNNIFYGSPNQQLYVVGGGANLSGKGKGNLYYSNCTGPERTNFLTWEQLYDTIADFQAASGGKAYGNQGGDPRFASTALGNMSLASDSICLGAATDGGHIGAWQG